Proteins encoded together in one Nostoc sp. PCC 7524 window:
- a CDS encoding orange carotenoid protein N-terminal domain-containing protein gives MTYTQTSDPTIREYVQAWQKLDVDEQLALFWFIYKEMGGAITPAAPGASTVSPEIAEGLFNQVKELNHEQQLQLQRDLIRGVDNQISREYGSLSDTTKLLFWYRLAQGMENTTIVPMPPNYQLSSQTKQLLDKIKALSFEKQINLFRDYISPMGAEPKAGAEI, from the coding sequence ATGACTTATACACAAACCAGCGATCCCACTATTCGTGAATATGTCCAAGCATGGCAAAAATTAGATGTAGATGAACAGCTTGCTTTGTTTTGGTTTATTTACAAAGAAATGGGTGGTGCAATTACACCAGCAGCCCCTGGTGCTAGTACAGTTTCTCCAGAAATTGCTGAAGGTTTATTTAATCAAGTCAAAGAATTAAACCACGAACAACAATTACAATTACAACGTGACTTGATTAGAGGTGTAGATAACCAAATTAGTCGTGAATACGGCTCTTTAAGTGATACCACCAAACTATTATTTTGGTATCGTTTAGCTCAAGGTATGGAAAATACAACTATTGTTCCCATGCCTCCTAACTACCAACTTTCATCTCAAACAAAACAACTGCTGGACAAAATTAAAGCATTGTCTTTTGAAAAGCAAATCAATCTTTTCCGTGATTACATTTCACCAATGGGTGCAGAACCAAAAGCCGGGGCAGAGATTTAG
- a CDS encoding orange carotenoid protein N-terminal domain-containing protein, translated as MTSTNVNPVAQAVSSFKNLDIDDRLVVFGSLFGKISETVSTTDIDKLSTQKAADLVAQIQQLSPEEQVYALRDLLPASRNDQNETMLDPHPSKAMVELAQGGSKIPTGEYGAMNAEGKLAFWYFLGQRLGSTIIDIPRDYTPSPQATELINTVKSLNTNDLVSFLKQVLQTKVKA; from the coding sequence ATGACTTCTACAAATGTTAATCCTGTAGCACAAGCGGTATCTAGTTTTAAAAATTTAGATATAGACGATCGCCTGGTAGTATTCGGTTCATTGTTTGGCAAAATTTCCGAGACAGTATCTACCACTGATATAGACAAGTTATCAACACAAAAAGCTGCGGATTTAGTAGCCCAAATTCAGCAACTTTCACCTGAAGAACAAGTCTATGCCTTGCGTGATTTGTTACCAGCCTCTAGAAATGATCAAAATGAAACCATGCTTGACCCCCATCCTAGTAAAGCAATGGTAGAACTGGCTCAAGGTGGTAGTAAAATTCCCACTGGTGAGTATGGGGCAATGAATGCTGAAGGTAAATTAGCTTTTTGGTATTTCTTAGGGCAAAGATTAGGCAGCACTATCATTGACATACCACGGGATTACACACCTTCACCACAAGCCACGGAATTAATTAATACCGTGAAATCTTTAAATACTAATGATTTAGTGTCTTTCCTGAAACAAGTTTTACAAACTAAAGTCAAAGCATAA